A genomic segment from Glycine soja cultivar W05 chromosome 18, ASM419377v2, whole genome shotgun sequence encodes:
- the LOC114397016 gene encoding uncharacterized protein LOC114397016: MQNSKRDFYLGAYLNGEHWQMVFIFPKKNLVVWFCSLHNRPDNYLKGIINSALKGLDDTPQPKSKAGARWIVVKCNRQKGCTDCGYYVMHWMSTIILGSFRNNWETYFNDVRPLKAKRLKTLRIQWA; this comes from the exons ATGCAGAATTCAAAACGCGATTtctacctaggagcctacctgaatgg CGAACACTGGCAAATGGTCTTCATTTTTCCTAAGAAAAATcttgttgtttggttttgttccttgcataataggccagacaactaccttaaaggaataattaacag tgctttgaaaggacttgatgatactccacaacctaaatccaaggctggtgctaggtggattgttgttaaa tgtaatagacaaaaaggatgCACTGACTGTGGCTATtacgtgatgcactggatgtccactataatcttaggaagtttcaggaataattgggaaaca tattttaatgatgttagaccattgAAAGCAAAGAGATTGAAGACGCTTCGCATTCAGTGGGCATAG